One Branchiostoma floridae strain S238N-H82 chromosome 15, Bfl_VNyyK, whole genome shotgun sequence DNA window includes the following coding sequences:
- the LOC118431851 gene encoding tyrosine-protein kinase SYK-like isoform X1, with translation MAEPAINPENVQYFHGLISREEAEKSLTDAGCSEGLYLLRESTTTSNTYALSLCHRNKVYHYAITRNQHGMYSIEDGKKFPGPVELVRYHEIEQNGLLSCCKIPCIRPPGQPPKMGCRTMVQQNLEGLARDVLGLQSTKLEDDLTGSQKLHIEEKVLKIYHLQPDCYWFHRCISRDEAERRLLKAGPFDGKFLIRERDEPGTFAIGLCYGKAMYHYRIDRNSDNSLSIKDGRRFGSLVEMVYHYSKKADGLFCPLDEICPRPGIPEHLRGVKLTVDFKPPALDRKLPEPPLPQRPDSLSPNRPPALPINPPGRTPSQRKTSLQTPAHPAQKWMQKRRSTEPVLMGLFGNHVGLFKFALPAVEDGPQGGNRPRSPLLPPSPRGLHSPRSPVSPMAQPGMSLNSSAITNSIWDESDPADQLPPVPQNWVYKKDTPPMEAMGWESPYSDVTLREGRKLELDPSRLQLKEKLGAGNFGSVLSGTYQLGRKTIEVAVKTLKTEQVPNEEPEILKEANMMKDLDHPHIVRMIGVCHGETIMLVLELAPLGPLNKYLKKNASVRPERIVDLMTQVAEGMAYLESKNFVHRDLAARNILLVSELFAKISDFGMSKALGLGSDYYKTDTAGKWPLKWYAPECIYYYKFSSKADVWSYGVTLWEAFSNGRKPYAGMKGQDILTWIESDRRLDRPPTCSEEVYAVMRSCWQYKAKDRPTFAELSATMKDLQYQVQQGTILAGLEPGESSL, from the exons ATGGCAGAGCCTGCAATCAACCCAGAAAACGTGCAATACTTCCACGGACTGATCTCACGCGAGGAGGCAGAGAAGAGCCTGACGGATGCCGGTTGCAGCGAGGGATTGTACCTCCTACGGGAGAGCACGACCACATCCAACACGTACGCGCTCTCGCTCTGCCACCGGAACAAAGTCTACCATTATGCAATCACCCGGAACCAGCACGGGATGTACTCCATCGAGGACGGGAAGAAGTTTCCTGGCCCGGTAGAACTCGTGCGTTACCACGAGATCGAGCAGAACGGTCTCCTGTCGTGCTGCAAGATCCCGTGCATCCGTCCGCCCGGCCAGCCCCCGAAGATGGGATGCAGGACCATGGTACAGCAGAATTTGGAAGGCTTAGCTAGGGATGTCCTGGGTCTCCAG AGTACCAAGCTGGAGGACGACTTAACCGGCAGTCAGAAGCTGCACATAGAGGAGAAGGTGCTGAAGATCTACCACCTGCAGCCGGACTGCTACTGGTTCCACAGGTGCATCTCCCGCGATGAGGCTGAGAGACGACTGCTGAAGGCAGGGCCATTCGATGGCAAGTTTCT CATACGAGAGAGAGACGAGCCCGGCACCTTTGCCATTGGTCTGTGCTACGGCAAGGCCATGTACCACTACAGGATCGACAGGAACTCAGACAACTCACTGTCCATCAAGGATGGCAGGAGGTTCGGCAGCCTGGTGGAG ATGGTATATCACTACAGTAAGAAGGCTGATGGTTTGTTCTGCCCTTTGGATGAGATATGCCCCAGACCGGGCATCCCTGAACACCTCAGAG GTGTGAAGCTGACGGTTGACTTCAAACCCCCTGCGCTGGACAGGAAACTGCCAgagccccccctcccccagcgaCCAGACAGCCTCTCTCCGAACAGACCCCCTGCTCTCCCAATCAACCCCCCTGGCCGCACCCCCAGTCAGCGTAAAACGAGCTTACAGACCCCCGCCCACCCTGCACAG AAGTGGATGCAGAAGCGACGCAGTACCGAACCAGTACTGATGGGGCTGTTTGGGAATCATGTAGGATTATTTAAGTTTGCACTGCCAGCTGTAGAG GATGGACCTCAGGGTGGGAACAGGCCCAGGAGCCCcttgctgcccccctcccctcgaGGCCTGCATAGTCCCAGGTCCCCTGTGTCCCCCATGGCCCAGCCTGGAATGTCTTTGAACAGCTCTGCCATCACTAACTCCATCTGGGATGAGAGTGACCCAG CGGACCAGCTCCCCCCAGTGCCACAGAACTGGGTGTACAAGAAGGACACCCCCCCTATGGAAGCCATGGGCTGGGAGAGTCCCTACAGTGATGTCACACTACGGGAGGGGAGGAAACTGGAGTTAGACCCCTCACGGCTACAGCTCAAAGAGAAACTGG gtGCTGGGAACTTTGGCTCAGTACTGAGTGGGACGTACCAGCTGGGGAGGAAGACCATAGAGGTGGCCGTCAAGACGCTGAAGACAGAACAAGTACCCAACGAGGAG CCTGAGATTCTGAAGGAAGCCAACATGATGAAGGACCTTGACCACCCCCACATCGTGCGGATGATTGGCGTGTGCCACGGGGAGACCATCATGCTCGTGTTGGAGCTGGCTCCACTTGGGCCGCTCAACAAGTACCTGAAGAAGAACGC CTCTGTGCGTCCGGAGAGAATAGTGGACCTGATGACGCAGGTGGCTGAGGGGATGGCGTACTTGGAGAGTAAGAACTTTGTCCATCGTGACCTCGCTGCCCGTAACATCCTGCTGGTCAGCGAACTCTTTGCCAAGATCTCCGACTTTGGCATGTCCAAGGCCCTTGGACTTGGAAGTGACTACTACAAG ACGGACACTGCCGGCAAGTGGCCTCTGAAGTGGTACGCCCCAGAGTGCATCTACTACTACAAGTTCAGCAGTAAAGCAGACGTGTGGAGCTATGGGGTGACACTGTGGGAGGCCTTTAGTAATGGCAGGAAGCCCTATGCT GGCATGAAGGGGCAGGACATCCTGACATGGATCGAGAGTGACCGGCGTCTGGACCGCCCTCCCACCTGTTCCGAGGAGGTGTACGCTGTCATGAGGTCCTGCTGGCAGTACAA AGCCAAAGATCGACCAACATTTGCGGAATTGTCAGCCACCATGAAGGACCTTCAGTACCAAGTACAGCAGGGTACCATACTGGCAGGGCTGGAGCCAGGGGAATCCAGCTTGTAA
- the LOC118431851 gene encoding tyrosine-protein kinase SYK-like isoform X3, with protein sequence MAEPAINPENVQYFHGLISREEAEKSLTDAGCSEGLYLLRESTTTSNTYALSLCHRNKVYHYAITRNQHGMYSIEDGKKFPGPVELVRYHEIEQNGLLSCCKIPCIRPPGQPPKMGCRTMSTKLEDDLTGSQKLHIEEKVLKIYHLQPDCYWFHRCISRDEAERRLLKAGPFDGKFLIRERDEPGTFAIGLCYGKAMYHYRIDRNSDNSLSIKDGRRFGSLVEMVYHYSKKADGLFCPLDEICPRPGIPEHLRGVKLTVDFKPPALDRKLPEPPLPQRPDSLSPNRPPALPINPPGRTPSQRKTSLQTPAHPAQKWMQKRRSTEPVLMGLFGNHVGLFKFALPAVEDGPQGGNRPRSPLLPPSPRGLHSPRSPVSPMAQPGMSLNSSAITNSIWDESDPADQLPPVPQNWVYKKDTPPMEAMGWESPYSDVTLREGRKLELDPSRLQLKEKLGAGNFGSVLSGTYQLGRKTIEVAVKTLKTEQVPNEEPEILKEANMMKDLDHPHIVRMIGVCHGETIMLVLELAPLGPLNKYLKKNASVRPERIVDLMTQVAEGMAYLESKNFVHRDLAARNILLVSELFAKISDFGMSKALGLGSDYYKTDTAGKWPLKWYAPECIYYYKFSSKADVWSYGVTLWEAFSNGRKPYAGMKGQDILTWIESDRRLDRPPTCSEEVYAVMRSCWQYKAKDRPTFAELSATMKDLQYQVQQGTILAGLEPGESSL encoded by the exons ATGGCAGAGCCTGCAATCAACCCAGAAAACGTGCAATACTTCCACGGACTGATCTCACGCGAGGAGGCAGAGAAGAGCCTGACGGATGCCGGTTGCAGCGAGGGATTGTACCTCCTACGGGAGAGCACGACCACATCCAACACGTACGCGCTCTCGCTCTGCCACCGGAACAAAGTCTACCATTATGCAATCACCCGGAACCAGCACGGGATGTACTCCATCGAGGACGGGAAGAAGTTTCCTGGCCCGGTAGAACTCGTGCGTTACCACGAGATCGAGCAGAACGGTCTCCTGTCGTGCTGCAAGATCCCGTGCATCCGTCCGCCCGGCCAGCCCCCGAAGATGGGATGCAGGACCATG AGTACCAAGCTGGAGGACGACTTAACCGGCAGTCAGAAGCTGCACATAGAGGAGAAGGTGCTGAAGATCTACCACCTGCAGCCGGACTGCTACTGGTTCCACAGGTGCATCTCCCGCGATGAGGCTGAGAGACGACTGCTGAAGGCAGGGCCATTCGATGGCAAGTTTCT CATACGAGAGAGAGACGAGCCCGGCACCTTTGCCATTGGTCTGTGCTACGGCAAGGCCATGTACCACTACAGGATCGACAGGAACTCAGACAACTCACTGTCCATCAAGGATGGCAGGAGGTTCGGCAGCCTGGTGGAG ATGGTATATCACTACAGTAAGAAGGCTGATGGTTTGTTCTGCCCTTTGGATGAGATATGCCCCAGACCGGGCATCCCTGAACACCTCAGAG GTGTGAAGCTGACGGTTGACTTCAAACCCCCTGCGCTGGACAGGAAACTGCCAgagccccccctcccccagcgaCCAGACAGCCTCTCTCCGAACAGACCCCCTGCTCTCCCAATCAACCCCCCTGGCCGCACCCCCAGTCAGCGTAAAACGAGCTTACAGACCCCCGCCCACCCTGCACAG AAGTGGATGCAGAAGCGACGCAGTACCGAACCAGTACTGATGGGGCTGTTTGGGAATCATGTAGGATTATTTAAGTTTGCACTGCCAGCTGTAGAG GATGGACCTCAGGGTGGGAACAGGCCCAGGAGCCCcttgctgcccccctcccctcgaGGCCTGCATAGTCCCAGGTCCCCTGTGTCCCCCATGGCCCAGCCTGGAATGTCTTTGAACAGCTCTGCCATCACTAACTCCATCTGGGATGAGAGTGACCCAG CGGACCAGCTCCCCCCAGTGCCACAGAACTGGGTGTACAAGAAGGACACCCCCCCTATGGAAGCCATGGGCTGGGAGAGTCCCTACAGTGATGTCACACTACGGGAGGGGAGGAAACTGGAGTTAGACCCCTCACGGCTACAGCTCAAAGAGAAACTGG gtGCTGGGAACTTTGGCTCAGTACTGAGTGGGACGTACCAGCTGGGGAGGAAGACCATAGAGGTGGCCGTCAAGACGCTGAAGACAGAACAAGTACCCAACGAGGAG CCTGAGATTCTGAAGGAAGCCAACATGATGAAGGACCTTGACCACCCCCACATCGTGCGGATGATTGGCGTGTGCCACGGGGAGACCATCATGCTCGTGTTGGAGCTGGCTCCACTTGGGCCGCTCAACAAGTACCTGAAGAAGAACGC CTCTGTGCGTCCGGAGAGAATAGTGGACCTGATGACGCAGGTGGCTGAGGGGATGGCGTACTTGGAGAGTAAGAACTTTGTCCATCGTGACCTCGCTGCCCGTAACATCCTGCTGGTCAGCGAACTCTTTGCCAAGATCTCCGACTTTGGCATGTCCAAGGCCCTTGGACTTGGAAGTGACTACTACAAG ACGGACACTGCCGGCAAGTGGCCTCTGAAGTGGTACGCCCCAGAGTGCATCTACTACTACAAGTTCAGCAGTAAAGCAGACGTGTGGAGCTATGGGGTGACACTGTGGGAGGCCTTTAGTAATGGCAGGAAGCCCTATGCT GGCATGAAGGGGCAGGACATCCTGACATGGATCGAGAGTGACCGGCGTCTGGACCGCCCTCCCACCTGTTCCGAGGAGGTGTACGCTGTCATGAGGTCCTGCTGGCAGTACAA AGCCAAAGATCGACCAACATTTGCGGAATTGTCAGCCACCATGAAGGACCTTCAGTACCAAGTACAGCAGGGTACCATACTGGCAGGGCTGGAGCCAGGGGAATCCAGCTTGTAA
- the LOC118431851 gene encoding tyrosine-protein kinase SYK-like isoform X2 — protein MAEPAINPENVQYFHGLISREEAEKSLTDAGCSEGLYLLRESTTTSNTYALSLCHRNKVYHYAITRNQHGMYSIEDGKKFPGPVELVRYHEIEQNGLLSCCKIPCIRPPGQPPKMGCRTMVQQNLEGLARDVLGLQSTKLEDDLTGSQKLHIEEKVLKIYHLQPDCYWFHRCISRDEAERRLLKAGPFDGKFLIRERDEPGTFAIGLCYGKAMYHYRIDRNSDNSLSIKDGRRFGSLVEMVYHYSKKADGLFCPLDEICPRPGIPEHLRGVKLTVDFKPPALDRKLPEPPLPQRPDSLSPNRPPALPINPPGRTPSQRKTSLQTPAHPAQKWMQKRRSTEPVLMGLFGNHDGPQGGNRPRSPLLPPSPRGLHSPRSPVSPMAQPGMSLNSSAITNSIWDESDPADQLPPVPQNWVYKKDTPPMEAMGWESPYSDVTLREGRKLELDPSRLQLKEKLGAGNFGSVLSGTYQLGRKTIEVAVKTLKTEQVPNEEPEILKEANMMKDLDHPHIVRMIGVCHGETIMLVLELAPLGPLNKYLKKNASVRPERIVDLMTQVAEGMAYLESKNFVHRDLAARNILLVSELFAKISDFGMSKALGLGSDYYKTDTAGKWPLKWYAPECIYYYKFSSKADVWSYGVTLWEAFSNGRKPYAGMKGQDILTWIESDRRLDRPPTCSEEVYAVMRSCWQYKAKDRPTFAELSATMKDLQYQVQQGTILAGLEPGESSL, from the exons ATGGCAGAGCCTGCAATCAACCCAGAAAACGTGCAATACTTCCACGGACTGATCTCACGCGAGGAGGCAGAGAAGAGCCTGACGGATGCCGGTTGCAGCGAGGGATTGTACCTCCTACGGGAGAGCACGACCACATCCAACACGTACGCGCTCTCGCTCTGCCACCGGAACAAAGTCTACCATTATGCAATCACCCGGAACCAGCACGGGATGTACTCCATCGAGGACGGGAAGAAGTTTCCTGGCCCGGTAGAACTCGTGCGTTACCACGAGATCGAGCAGAACGGTCTCCTGTCGTGCTGCAAGATCCCGTGCATCCGTCCGCCCGGCCAGCCCCCGAAGATGGGATGCAGGACCATGGTACAGCAGAATTTGGAAGGCTTAGCTAGGGATGTCCTGGGTCTCCAG AGTACCAAGCTGGAGGACGACTTAACCGGCAGTCAGAAGCTGCACATAGAGGAGAAGGTGCTGAAGATCTACCACCTGCAGCCGGACTGCTACTGGTTCCACAGGTGCATCTCCCGCGATGAGGCTGAGAGACGACTGCTGAAGGCAGGGCCATTCGATGGCAAGTTTCT CATACGAGAGAGAGACGAGCCCGGCACCTTTGCCATTGGTCTGTGCTACGGCAAGGCCATGTACCACTACAGGATCGACAGGAACTCAGACAACTCACTGTCCATCAAGGATGGCAGGAGGTTCGGCAGCCTGGTGGAG ATGGTATATCACTACAGTAAGAAGGCTGATGGTTTGTTCTGCCCTTTGGATGAGATATGCCCCAGACCGGGCATCCCTGAACACCTCAGAG GTGTGAAGCTGACGGTTGACTTCAAACCCCCTGCGCTGGACAGGAAACTGCCAgagccccccctcccccagcgaCCAGACAGCCTCTCTCCGAACAGACCCCCTGCTCTCCCAATCAACCCCCCTGGCCGCACCCCCAGTCAGCGTAAAACGAGCTTACAGACCCCCGCCCACCCTGCACAG AAGTGGATGCAGAAGCGACGCAGTACCGAACCAGTACTGATGGGGCTGTTTGGGAATCAT GATGGACCTCAGGGTGGGAACAGGCCCAGGAGCCCcttgctgcccccctcccctcgaGGCCTGCATAGTCCCAGGTCCCCTGTGTCCCCCATGGCCCAGCCTGGAATGTCTTTGAACAGCTCTGCCATCACTAACTCCATCTGGGATGAGAGTGACCCAG CGGACCAGCTCCCCCCAGTGCCACAGAACTGGGTGTACAAGAAGGACACCCCCCCTATGGAAGCCATGGGCTGGGAGAGTCCCTACAGTGATGTCACACTACGGGAGGGGAGGAAACTGGAGTTAGACCCCTCACGGCTACAGCTCAAAGAGAAACTGG gtGCTGGGAACTTTGGCTCAGTACTGAGTGGGACGTACCAGCTGGGGAGGAAGACCATAGAGGTGGCCGTCAAGACGCTGAAGACAGAACAAGTACCCAACGAGGAG CCTGAGATTCTGAAGGAAGCCAACATGATGAAGGACCTTGACCACCCCCACATCGTGCGGATGATTGGCGTGTGCCACGGGGAGACCATCATGCTCGTGTTGGAGCTGGCTCCACTTGGGCCGCTCAACAAGTACCTGAAGAAGAACGC CTCTGTGCGTCCGGAGAGAATAGTGGACCTGATGACGCAGGTGGCTGAGGGGATGGCGTACTTGGAGAGTAAGAACTTTGTCCATCGTGACCTCGCTGCCCGTAACATCCTGCTGGTCAGCGAACTCTTTGCCAAGATCTCCGACTTTGGCATGTCCAAGGCCCTTGGACTTGGAAGTGACTACTACAAG ACGGACACTGCCGGCAAGTGGCCTCTGAAGTGGTACGCCCCAGAGTGCATCTACTACTACAAGTTCAGCAGTAAAGCAGACGTGTGGAGCTATGGGGTGACACTGTGGGAGGCCTTTAGTAATGGCAGGAAGCCCTATGCT GGCATGAAGGGGCAGGACATCCTGACATGGATCGAGAGTGACCGGCGTCTGGACCGCCCTCCCACCTGTTCCGAGGAGGTGTACGCTGTCATGAGGTCCTGCTGGCAGTACAA AGCCAAAGATCGACCAACATTTGCGGAATTGTCAGCCACCATGAAGGACCTTCAGTACCAAGTACAGCAGGGTACCATACTGGCAGGGCTGGAGCCAGGGGAATCCAGCTTGTAA
- the LOC118431851 gene encoding tyrosine-protein kinase SYK-like isoform X4 yields MAEPAINPENVQYFHGLISREEAEKSLTDAGCSEGLYLLRESTTTSNTYALSLCHRNKVYHYAITRNQHGMYSIEDGKKFPGPVELVRYHEIEQNGLLSCCKIPCIRPPGQPPKMGCRTMVQQNLEGLARDVLGLQSTKLEDDLTGSQKLHIEEKVLKIYHLQPDCYWFHRCISRDEAERRLLKAGPFDGKFLIRERDEPGTFAIGLCYGKAMYHYRIDRNSDNSLSIKDGRRFGSLVEMVYHYSKKADGLFCPLDEICPRPGIPEHLRGVKLTVDFKPPALDRKLPEPPLPQRPDSLSPNRPPALPINPPGRTPSQRKTSLQTPAHPAQDGPQGGNRPRSPLLPPSPRGLHSPRSPVSPMAQPGMSLNSSAITNSIWDESDPADQLPPVPQNWVYKKDTPPMEAMGWESPYSDVTLREGRKLELDPSRLQLKEKLGAGNFGSVLSGTYQLGRKTIEVAVKTLKTEQVPNEEPEILKEANMMKDLDHPHIVRMIGVCHGETIMLVLELAPLGPLNKYLKKNASVRPERIVDLMTQVAEGMAYLESKNFVHRDLAARNILLVSELFAKISDFGMSKALGLGSDYYKTDTAGKWPLKWYAPECIYYYKFSSKADVWSYGVTLWEAFSNGRKPYAGMKGQDILTWIESDRRLDRPPTCSEEVYAVMRSCWQYKAKDRPTFAELSATMKDLQYQVQQGTILAGLEPGESSL; encoded by the exons ATGGCAGAGCCTGCAATCAACCCAGAAAACGTGCAATACTTCCACGGACTGATCTCACGCGAGGAGGCAGAGAAGAGCCTGACGGATGCCGGTTGCAGCGAGGGATTGTACCTCCTACGGGAGAGCACGACCACATCCAACACGTACGCGCTCTCGCTCTGCCACCGGAACAAAGTCTACCATTATGCAATCACCCGGAACCAGCACGGGATGTACTCCATCGAGGACGGGAAGAAGTTTCCTGGCCCGGTAGAACTCGTGCGTTACCACGAGATCGAGCAGAACGGTCTCCTGTCGTGCTGCAAGATCCCGTGCATCCGTCCGCCCGGCCAGCCCCCGAAGATGGGATGCAGGACCATGGTACAGCAGAATTTGGAAGGCTTAGCTAGGGATGTCCTGGGTCTCCAG AGTACCAAGCTGGAGGACGACTTAACCGGCAGTCAGAAGCTGCACATAGAGGAGAAGGTGCTGAAGATCTACCACCTGCAGCCGGACTGCTACTGGTTCCACAGGTGCATCTCCCGCGATGAGGCTGAGAGACGACTGCTGAAGGCAGGGCCATTCGATGGCAAGTTTCT CATACGAGAGAGAGACGAGCCCGGCACCTTTGCCATTGGTCTGTGCTACGGCAAGGCCATGTACCACTACAGGATCGACAGGAACTCAGACAACTCACTGTCCATCAAGGATGGCAGGAGGTTCGGCAGCCTGGTGGAG ATGGTATATCACTACAGTAAGAAGGCTGATGGTTTGTTCTGCCCTTTGGATGAGATATGCCCCAGACCGGGCATCCCTGAACACCTCAGAG GTGTGAAGCTGACGGTTGACTTCAAACCCCCTGCGCTGGACAGGAAACTGCCAgagccccccctcccccagcgaCCAGACAGCCTCTCTCCGAACAGACCCCCTGCTCTCCCAATCAACCCCCCTGGCCGCACCCCCAGTCAGCGTAAAACGAGCTTACAGACCCCCGCCCACCCTGCACAG GATGGACCTCAGGGTGGGAACAGGCCCAGGAGCCCcttgctgcccccctcccctcgaGGCCTGCATAGTCCCAGGTCCCCTGTGTCCCCCATGGCCCAGCCTGGAATGTCTTTGAACAGCTCTGCCATCACTAACTCCATCTGGGATGAGAGTGACCCAG CGGACCAGCTCCCCCCAGTGCCACAGAACTGGGTGTACAAGAAGGACACCCCCCCTATGGAAGCCATGGGCTGGGAGAGTCCCTACAGTGATGTCACACTACGGGAGGGGAGGAAACTGGAGTTAGACCCCTCACGGCTACAGCTCAAAGAGAAACTGG gtGCTGGGAACTTTGGCTCAGTACTGAGTGGGACGTACCAGCTGGGGAGGAAGACCATAGAGGTGGCCGTCAAGACGCTGAAGACAGAACAAGTACCCAACGAGGAG CCTGAGATTCTGAAGGAAGCCAACATGATGAAGGACCTTGACCACCCCCACATCGTGCGGATGATTGGCGTGTGCCACGGGGAGACCATCATGCTCGTGTTGGAGCTGGCTCCACTTGGGCCGCTCAACAAGTACCTGAAGAAGAACGC CTCTGTGCGTCCGGAGAGAATAGTGGACCTGATGACGCAGGTGGCTGAGGGGATGGCGTACTTGGAGAGTAAGAACTTTGTCCATCGTGACCTCGCTGCCCGTAACATCCTGCTGGTCAGCGAACTCTTTGCCAAGATCTCCGACTTTGGCATGTCCAAGGCCCTTGGACTTGGAAGTGACTACTACAAG ACGGACACTGCCGGCAAGTGGCCTCTGAAGTGGTACGCCCCAGAGTGCATCTACTACTACAAGTTCAGCAGTAAAGCAGACGTGTGGAGCTATGGGGTGACACTGTGGGAGGCCTTTAGTAATGGCAGGAAGCCCTATGCT GGCATGAAGGGGCAGGACATCCTGACATGGATCGAGAGTGACCGGCGTCTGGACCGCCCTCCCACCTGTTCCGAGGAGGTGTACGCTGTCATGAGGTCCTGCTGGCAGTACAA AGCCAAAGATCGACCAACATTTGCGGAATTGTCAGCCACCATGAAGGACCTTCAGTACCAAGTACAGCAGGGTACCATACTGGCAGGGCTGGAGCCAGGGGAATCCAGCTTGTAA